A stretch of Aythya fuligula isolate bAytFul2 chromosome 1, bAytFul2.pri, whole genome shotgun sequence DNA encodes these proteins:
- the PRICKLE1 gene encoding prickle-like protein 1, with product MPLEMEPKANNLVFGCQRSSTSDDDSGCALEEYAWVPPGLRPEQVQLYFACLPEEKVPYVNSPGEKHRIKQLLYQLPPHDNEVRYCQSLSEEEKKELQMFSSQRKKEALGRGTIKLLSRAVMHAVCEQCGTKVNGGEVAVFASRAGPGVCWHPSCFVCFTCNELLVDLIYFYQDGKIHCGRHHAELLKPRCSACDEIIFADECTEAEGRHWHMKHFCCLECETILGGQRYIMKDGRPFCCNCFESLYAEYCETCGEHIGVDHAQMTYDGQHWHATEACFSCAQCKTSLLGCPFLPKQGQIYCSKTCSLGEDVHASDSSDSAFQSARSRDSRRSIRMGKSSRSADQCRQSLLLSPALNYKFPGLSGNADDTLSRKLDDLSLSREEASFVNEDFWKGRVEQEMPEDPEEWAEHEDYMTQLLLKFGDKSLFQQPAEVDIRSSDHWISDSIVKSKLDLKKNNPSLASKKYQSDMYWAQSQDGLGDSAYGSHPGPASSRKIQELDMEHGASGYKHDQTPWYGGSLECLSDLKQQEQSVRDSMDSLALSNITGASMDGEGKPRTSLYSLQTFQELEVEDCEKMSNMGTLNSSMLHRSTESLKSLSSELCQEKALPEEKPVHMPVLRRSKSQSRPQQVKFSDDVIDNGSYENVEIRQPPMSERTRRRVYHFEERGSRPSHHRRRSRKSRSDNALNLATERRCSPKERFRYYSPQDHEKFIQNKSSREFRAYIQNAELYGQYAHTSSDYALRNQVVDKFFGLYGDEDDSWCSTSSSSSDSEEEGYFLGQPIPQPRSLRYPYYTDDLSGQTTALSSSQFGQRTTKSKKKRGHKGKNCIIS from the exons ATGCCCTTGGAGATGGAGCCCAAAGCTAACAACCTCGTTTTTGGGTGTCAGCGAAGCTCAACGTCTGATGATGACTCTGGCTGTGCCTTGGAAGAATATGCCTGGGTCCCCCCAGGCCTTAGACCAGAGCAG GTACAACTGTATTTTGCCTGCCTGCCAGAGGAAAAGGTCCCTTACGTGAACAGCCCCGGAGAGAAGCACAGAATTAAACAGCTCCTCTATCAGCTGCCACCCCATGATAACGAG GTGCGATACTGCCAGTCTTTAAGcgaagaagaaaagaaggagctGCAGATGTTCAGTTCCCAGCGCAAAAAGGAGGCGCTCGGCCGAGGCACTATTAAACTCCTCTCGAGAGCAGTGATGCATGCTGTCTGTGAACAG TGTGGTACAAAAGTAAACGGCGGCGAAGTTGCAGTTTTTGCCTCGAGAGCTGGCCCTGGTGTGTGCTGGCATCCATCGTGTTTTGTATGCTTCACGTGTAATGAGCTTCTCGTTGACCTTATCTACTTCTACCAAGATGGAAAAATTCACTGCGGCAGACACCACGCTGAACTTCTGAAGCCTCGATGTTCAGCCTGTGATGAg ATCATTTTTGCCGATGAGTGCACAGAAGCTGAGGGTCGCCACTGGCACATGAAACACTTCTGTTGCCTCGAGTGTGAGACGATCCTGGGAGGCCAGAGGTACATCATGAAGGACGGGCGACCCTTCTGCTGTAACTGTTTCGAATCGCTTTATGCGGAATACTGTGAGACCTGCGGGGAGCACATTG GTGTTGACCATGCCCAGATGACCTACGATGGACAGCACTGGCATGCTACGGAGGCTTGCTTTTCTTGTGCTCAGTGCAAGACCTCTTTGCTTGGCTGCCCTTTCCTTCCGAAGCAAGGGCAGATCTACTGCTCAAAAACCTGCAGCTTGGGTGAGGACGTTCATGCCTCCGACTCTTCTGACTCCGCGTTTCAGTCTGCTCGATCGAGAGACTCCAGGAGGAGCATTCGCATGGGCAAGAGCAGCCGCTCGGCTGACCAGTGCCGCCAGTCTCTCCTCCTGTCGCCAGCCCTCAATTACAAGTTTCCTGGTCTGTCAGGCAACGCCGATGATACTCTTTCTCGCAAGCTGGATGACTTAAGCCTTTCAAGGGAAGAGGCCAGCTTTGTTAATGAAGACTTCTGGAAAGGAAGAGTGGAGCAAGAAATGCCCGAGGACCCTGAAGAATGGGCTGAACACGAAGACTACATGACTCAGCTCCTTCTGAAGTTTGGTGATAAAAGCCTCTTCCAGCAACCTGCTGAGGTAGACATTAGATCAAGCGACCACTGGATTTCTGACAGCATTGTCAAGAGCAAGTtggacttgaaaaaaaataacccaagCCTAGCAAGTAAGAAGTATCAATCAGACATGTACTGGGCCCAGTCCCAGGATGGCCTGGGTGACTCCGCGTATGGCAGCCATCCGggtcctgccagcagcaggaagatcCAGGAGCTAGACATGGAGCACGGGGCATCGGGATACAAACATGACCAAACACCGTGGTACGGAGGGTCACTGGAATGTTTGTCTGATCTGAAACAGCAAGAACAAAGCGTTCGAGACTCGATGGATTCTTTGGCTTTGTCCAACATAACAG GGGCTTCAATGGATGGAGAAGGCAAGCCACGGACATCTCTCTATTCTTTGCAAACTTTCCAAGAACTGGAGGTAGAGGACTGTGAGAAGATGAGCAACATGGGAACTCTCAATTCATCCATGCTCCACCGGAGCACAGAGTCCTTGAAGAGTCTGAGCTCAGAGTTGTGCCAGGAAAAAGCGTTACCAGAGGAGAAGCCAGTGCACATGCCTGTACTGAGAAGATCTAAATCCCAGTCTAGACCACAGCAAGTGAAGTTTTCAGATGATGTTATTGATAATGGCAGTTACGAGAATGTTGAAATTCGTCAGCCTCCAATGAGTGAAAGGACTCGTAGGCGTGTTTACCACTTCGAAGAGCGCGGAAGTCGGCCTTCTCACCATCGCAGAAGAAGTAGGAAATCTCGTTCAGATAACGCACTTAATTTGGCCACAGAAAGAAGATGCTCTCCAAAAGAGAGATTTCGCTATTACTCTCCTCAGGATCATGAAAAATTTATTCAGAACAAAAGCTCGCGTGAGTTTCGGGCATATATTCAGAACGCGGAGCTGTACGGCCAGTACGCCCACACAAGTTCTGATTATGCACTGCGGAATCAGGTGGTTGATAAATTTTTTGGATTATATGGTGACGAAGATGACTCCTGGTGTTCAACTTCATCCTCATCATCTGATTCTGAAGAGGAAGGGTATTTCCTGGGACAGCCAATTCCACAGCCGCGCTCGCTGAGATACCCATACTATACAGACGACCTTTCTGGTCAAACTACTGCGTTATCTAGTTCTCAGTTTGGACAAAGGACAACCAAATCAAAGAAGAAGAGGGGacacaaagggaaaaactgcatcatttcttaa